The Roseococcus microcysteis genome contains a region encoding:
- a CDS encoding isoaspartyl peptidase/L-asparaginase family protein — MTMDREAAGWTLAIHGGAGTIPRAALTGGREAEYRAGLMAALEAGAAVLRAGGTAGDAVVEAVRALEDCPLFNAGRGSTFTSDGTIEMDAALMLGEGKAGAVTGVTRPRNPIRAARAVLEGGRHVLLSGAAADAFAAAAGLDLAPADYFRTEHRLAQLEAARAQDRVALDHDVPARMGTVGAVARDAAGRLAAATSTGGMTNKRPGRVGDCPVFGAGTWADGTVAISCTGTGEAFIRAAAAHEISARMRHLGETLEQACARVIGTDVPAAGGRGGLIAVDAAGHAALPFNTEGMYRGAWRAGGRPMVAIHEETPAPAAPRAEAGA; from the coding sequence ATGACGATGGACAGGGAGGCGGCGGGCTGGACGCTCGCCATTCACGGGGGCGCGGGCACCATTCCGCGCGCGGCGCTGACGGGCGGTAGGGAGGCGGAGTATCGCGCCGGGCTGATGGCGGCGCTGGAGGCCGGCGCGGCGGTGCTGCGCGCCGGCGGCACGGCCGGGGATGCGGTGGTGGAGGCCGTGCGCGCGCTGGAGGATTGCCCGCTGTTCAACGCCGGGCGCGGCAGCACCTTCACCTCGGACGGCACCATCGAGATGGACGCGGCGCTGATGCTGGGCGAAGGAAAGGCCGGCGCGGTGACGGGTGTGACACGCCCGCGCAACCCCATCCGCGCCGCGCGGGCGGTGCTGGAGGGCGGGCGGCATGTGCTGCTGTCCGGCGCCGCGGCCGATGCCTTCGCCGCCGCCGCGGGGCTCGATCTGGCCCCGGCCGACTATTTCCGCACCGAACACCGCCTGGCGCAGTTGGAAGCTGCCCGCGCACAGGACCGCGTGGCGCTGGACCATGACGTGCCGGCCCGGATGGGAACCGTGGGCGCGGTGGCGCGCGATGCGGCCGGGCGGCTCGCCGCCGCGACCTCCACGGGCGGCATGACCAACAAGCGGCCGGGGCGGGTGGGGGATTGCCCGGTCTTCGGCGCGGGCACCTGGGCGGATGGCACCGTCGCCATTTCCTGCACCGGCACGGGCGAGGCCTTCATCCGCGCCGCCGCCGCGCATGAGATCAGCGCGCGGATGCGCCATCTGGGCGAGACGCTGGAACAGGCCTGCGCGCGGGTGATCGGCACCGATGTCCCGGCGGCGGGCGGGCGCGGCGGGCTGATCGCGGTGGATGCGGCGGGCCATGCCGCGCTGCCCTTCAACACGGAGGGGATGTATCGGGGCGCCTGGCGCGCGGGCGGGCGGCCCATGGTCGCCATCCATGAGGAGACGCCGGCCCCTGCCGCCCCGCGCGCAGAAGCTGGTGCTTGA
- a CDS encoding Bug family tripartite tricarboxylate transporter substrate binding protein, translating to MNRRALLSAIPAAAIATSASAQTWPAQPVRAIVPFAAGSATDILGRLFAERMRDNLGQPVVVENRAGASGMIGAEAVARAAPDGYTVLFGTNSTQAAANALFRRVPYDQERDFAPVSTLASIPLLVAVAANSPYRTLQDLITAARERPESISFASASSSQQVAAEMLAAMAGVKMLNVPYRSSPNAVQDLIAGRVNLFVADQAVILPGVQGGQLRVLGITTRTRSAQLPDVAPVAEQGLPDYELFAWFALMVPAATPAPIIQRLNVAVRHAMSDSTLQERLSTGFGMALLPSTPAEAAAFIRAETTKWTNAIRAAGIEPQ from the coding sequence ATGAACCGCCGCGCCCTGCTGTCCGCGATCCCGGCCGCCGCCATCGCCACCTCCGCGTCCGCCCAGACCTGGCCCGCGCAGCCTGTCCGCGCCATCGTGCCCTTCGCCGCCGGCAGCGCCACCGACATCCTGGGCCGCCTTTTCGCCGAGCGCATGCGCGACAATCTGGGCCAGCCGGTGGTGGTGGAGAACCGCGCCGGCGCCTCGGGCATGATCGGCGCCGAGGCCGTGGCCCGCGCCGCCCCCGATGGCTACACGGTGCTCTTCGGCACCAACTCCACCCAGGCCGCCGCCAACGCCCTGTTCCGCCGCGTGCCCTATGACCAGGAGCGTGACTTCGCGCCGGTCTCGACGCTGGCCTCCATCCCGCTGCTGGTGGCGGTCGCCGCCAACTCGCCCTACCGCACCCTGCAGGACCTGATCACCGCCGCGCGGGAGCGGCCGGAGAGCATCAGCTTCGCTTCCGCCTCCTCCTCGCAGCAGGTGGCGGCCGAGATGCTCGCCGCCATGGCCGGCGTGAAGATGCTGAACGTGCCCTACCGTTCCTCGCCCAACGCGGTGCAGGACCTGATCGCGGGGCGGGTGAACCTCTTCGTGGCCGACCAGGCCGTGATCCTGCCCGGCGTGCAGGGCGGGCAGCTGCGGGTGCTGGGCATCACGACCCGCACGCGCTCGGCGCAATTGCCGGACGTGGCGCCGGTGGCCGAGCAGGGCCTGCCCGACTACGAGCTGTTTGCCTGGTTCGCGCTGATGGTGCCCGCGGCCACCCCCGCCCCCATCATCCAGCGGCTGAACGTGGCGGTGCGCCATGCGATGTCGGACAGCACCTTGCAGGAGCGCCTCAGCACCGGCTTCGGCATGGCGCTGCTGCCCTCGACGCCGGCCGAGGCCGCGGCCTTCATCCGCGCCGAAACCACCAAGTGGACCAACGCCATCCGCGCCGCGGGGATCGAGCCGCAGTAA